The Drechmeria coniospora strain ARSEF 6962 chromosome 02, whole genome shotgun sequence genome has a segment encoding these proteins:
- a CDS encoding hypothetical protein (related to nuclear associated protein), which produces MASVDDIFKTDLAKSAGLSGKRKLEPAKDPNEIYKSSKRAADDSRRHARVQNGDDEEEAGPSPPADDDTEAGPGLPPQDDDDGDNGDDEEGRFFGGGISQQESRVLDYVDGAAAEADRVTDKIDIGWLRKTAANLDKHIAKNAELRAKFEAEPQKFIGSEADLDADIKGLSILSEHPALYPDFVKLGCAASLVGLLAHENTDIAIDAMEIVGELTDEDVSADDGHWNALADALVDADLLGLLVSNLSRLDEDDEADRHGVYHALAIMESLCSRPATATRIGQQDGLLPWLLRRIQRKESPVTQNKQYAAEIVAILAQSSTATRQAMADRDAVDTMLQLVAPYRNRDPESGGEEEEYMENLFEALTCLVDESFGKAKFVDAEGAELCLIMLKEGKRSKAPALRLLDHAVASRAGADTCVKLVNAGGLKAVFTLFAKTQDHRLLEHILSILASLLRLLPARTAERIRTLAKFIEKDYAKVAKLVKLHRDYSGRVERAAESYRVPADDPAEAEVELLSLRLDAGLCTLQQIDVSLAWLAAEDVGARQRIQQLLAERDEDLTTVAAVVREQLSSLDTTDEDNRDVSEMLGTLLEFLQ; this is translated from the exons atggcgagcgtcgacgacatctTCAAG ACTGACCTTGCCAAGAGCGCCGGCCTGTCCGGAAAGCGAAAGTTGGAGCCTGCCAAAGACCCCA ACGAAATCTACAAATCCAGCaagcgcgccgccgacgactccCGTCGTCACGCTCGGGTACAgaatggcgacgacgaagaagaggccGGACCTTCTCCTCCCGCCGATGACGATACCGAAGCCGGCCCTGGGCTGCCGCCAcaagacgatgacgacggcgacaacggcgacgacgaagagggccgcttcttcggcggcggcatctcCCAGCAAGAGTCCCGCGTCCTAGACTACgtggacggcgccgccgccgaggcagaCCGAGTGACGGACAAGATTGACATCGGCTGGCTGCGCAAGACGGCCGCCAACCTCGACAAGCACATCGCCAAGAACGCCGAGTTGCGAGCCAAGTTCGAGGCCGAACCGCAAAAGTTCATCGGCAGCgaggccgacctcgacgccgacatcAAGGGCCTCTCCATCCTGTCGGAGCACCCGGCCCTGTACCCCGACTTCGTCAAGCTCGGTTGCGCCGCGAgtctcgtcggcctcctcgcgcACGAAAACACCGacatcgccatcgacgccatGGAGATTGTCGGTGAgctgacggacgaggacgtgtccgccgacgacggccactgGAACGCGCTGGCCGAtgccctcgtcgatgccgacctgCTGGGCCTGCTCGTCTCCAATCTCagccggctcgacgaggacgacgaggcggaccgGCACGGCGTCTACCACGCGCTCGCCATCATGGAGAGCCTCTGCTcccggccggcgacggcgacgcgcaTCGGCCAGCAGGACGGCCTGCTGCCCTGGCTCCTCCGTCGCATTCAGCGCAAGGAGTCGCCCGTCACCCAGAACAAGCAGTACGCGGCCGAAATAGTCGCCATCCTCGCTCAGTCCTCGACCGCCACCCGccaggccatggccgaccgggacgccgtcgacaccATGCTCCAGCTCGTCGCGCCCTACCGCAACCGAGATCcggagagcggcggcgaggaggaggagtacATGGAGAACCTGTTCGAGGCCCTGACCTgtctcgtcgacgaatcCTTCGGAAAGGCCAagttcgtcgacgccgagggcgccgagctGTGCCTCATCATGCTCAAAGAGGGCAAGAGGAGCAAAGCGCCAGCCCTGCGTCTCCTCGACCATGCCGTTGCCAGCCGCGCCGGGGCGGACACTTGCGTCAAGCTCGTCAACGCCGGTGGCCTCAAGGCCGTCTTCACCCTCTTCGCCAAGACGCAGGACCATCGCCTCCTCGAGCACATCCTCAGCATACTCGCCTCgctcctgcgcctgctgccCGCCCGCACGGCCGAGCGGATACGTACGCTCGCCAAGTTTATCGAAAAGGACTACGCCAAGGTCGCCAAGCTTGTCAAGCTGCACCGTGACTACagcggccgcgtcgagcgGGCCGCCGAGAGCTACCGagtgccggccgacgaccccGCCGAGGCTGAGGTCGAGCTGCTGTCGCTGCGACTCGACGCCGGGCTCTGCACCCTGCAGCAGATTGACGTATCTCTCGCCTggttggcggccgaggacgtcggcgccAGGCAGAGGATCCAGCAGCTATTGGCCGAGAGGGACGAGGATCTCACGAccgtggcggccgtcgtgagGGAGCAGCTGAGCAGCCTCGacacgacggacgaggacaacCGGGATGTGAGCGAGATGCTGGGCACACTACTGGAATTCCTGCAGTAG
- a CDS encoding vacuolar ATPase gives MLSQSAQKSAGIQTLLDAEREASKIVQKAREFRTRRVKEARDDAKKEIAEYKASKDQEFKKFEAEVNLVLLPAFFPHTHDDRRRRADEKRGTQHSQGNKAAEDEASKEAEKQIKVIKEAGQKSQGQVVKNLLGAVFDVTPTAPEIS, from the exons ATGCTGTCACAGTCGGCACAGAAATCGGCGGGTATCCAGACCCTCCTCGAC GCCGAGCGAGAGGCATCCAAGATCGTGCAGAAAG CCCGAGAGT TTCGAACGAGGCGCGTCAAGGAGGCCCGCGATGATGCAAAGAAGGAAATAGCCGAGTACAAAGCTTCCAAGGACCAAGAGTTCAAGAAGTTCGAGGCAGAGGTGAATCTTGTCCTTCTCCCTGCCTTCTTCCCCCACACGCATGAcgatcggcggcgtcgtgctgACGAGAAACGCGGGACACAGCACAGCCAAGGCAacaaggccgccgaggacgaggcttccaaggaggccgagaagcAGATCAAGGTCATCAAGGAAGCGGGCCAGAAGTCGCAAGGCCAGGTTGTCAAGAActtgctcggcgccgtcttTGACGTCACACCCACGGCGCCGGAGATCTCGTGA
- a CDS encoding RNA polymerase II beta subunit yields the protein MADYEDEYDYENYGEDDDDEGITPEDCWTVISSFFETKGLASQQTDSFDEFTQTTVQDLVNEYSTIHLDQPNPPSPPGVKIALRRYEIKFGAVMVSRPTISETDGTVTSLLPYECRDRNLTYASPMYIKITKKVKSAIERDVPLHEMDEAQHAEMARTGVTPTKLVWEREETGDDDESDDDDDDEGKQKADDPGSWKNMVFVGKLPIMVKSKICHLSRESDENLFTVNECPYDQGGYFVINGSEKVLIAQERSAANIVQVFKKAQPSPYTYTAEIRSALEKGSRLISSLMLKLYGKGDSARGGFGQTIHTTLPFVKSDLPVAIVFRALGVVSDEDILNHICYDRNDSQMLEMLRPCIEEAFCVQDREVALDFIGKRGNRDQAGLGREKRVRVAKDILQKETLPHISQVEGSETRKAFFLGYMVHKLLQCALGRREPDDRDHFGKKRLDLAGPLLAKLFRGIMRRMNTELANYLRRCVEGNRHFNLAVGIKPGTLSNGLKYSLATGNWGDQKKAMSSTAGVSQVLNRYTFASTLSHLRRTNTPIGRDGKLAKPRQLHNTHWGLVCPAETPEGQACGLVKNLSLMCYVSVGSPADPLVEFMINRGMEVVEEYEPLRYPHATKIFVNGVWVGVHQDPKHLVSQVLDTRRKNYLPFEVSLIREIRDQEFKIFSDAGRVMRPVFTVQQEADAETGLEKGQLVLTKELVNKLAKEQSEPPEDPSAKLGWEGLIKNGAVEYLDAEEEETAMICMTPEDLELYRLQKAGIAIDDDPGDDLNKRLKTRTNPTTHMYTHCEIHPSMILGICASIIPFPDHNQSPRNTYQSAMGKQAMGFFLTNYSRRMDTMSNILYYPQKPLATTRSMEFLKFRELPAGQNAIVAISCYSGYNQEDSVIMNQSSIDRGLFRSLFFRSYSDQEKKVGLNYTEVFEKPFHQSTLRMKHGTYDKLDEDGIVAPGVRVSGEDIIIGKTAPIDQESQDLGTRTTVHQRRDISTPLRSTENGIVDSVIVTVNQDNVKYVKVRVRTTKIPQIGDKFASRHGQKGTIGVTYRQEDMPFTREGVTPDIIINPHAIPSRMTIAHLIECLLSKVSTLEGMEGDATPFTDVTVDSVSELLRKHGYQSRGFEIMYNGHTGRKLRAQVFFGPTYYQRLRHMVDDKIHARARGPVQIMTRQPVEGRARDGGLRFGEMERDCMIAHGAAAFLKERLFEVSDAFRVHICEICGLMTPIANLSKQSFECRPCKNKTKIAQIHIPYAAKLLFQELQAMNIAARMFTNRSGASVR from the exons atggccgactacgaggacgagtacgaCTACGAAAACtacggcgaggatgacgacgacgagggcatcACCCCCGAGGACTGCTGGACCGTCATCTCGTCGTTCTTCGAGACCAAAGGATTGGCCTCGCAGCAGACCGACTCCTTTGACGAGTTTACCCAGACAACGGTCCAAGACCTCGTCAACGAGTATTCCACCATTCACCTCGACCAGCCGAatccgccctcgccgccgggcgTCAAGATTGCCCTCCGCCGATACGAAATCAAGTTTGGCGCCGTTATGGTCTCACGCCCAACCATTTCCGAGACGGATGGCACCGTTACCTCGCTGCTCCCCTACGAGTGTCGCGACCGAAACTTGACGTACGCCAGTCCCATGTACATCAAGATCACGAAAAAGGTCAAGTCGGCCATCGAGAGGGATGTACCCCTGCATGAGATGGACGAAGCCCAGCATGCCGAGATGGCCAGGACGGGCGTGACCCCGACCAAGCTCGTCTGGGAGCGCGAGGAGactggcgacgacgacgaaagcgacgacgacgacgacgacgaaggcaAGCAAAAGGCTGACGACCCCGGAAGCTGGAAGAACATGGTCTTCGTCGGCAAGCTTCCCATCATGGTCAAGTCCAAGATATGCCACCTCAGCCGCGAGTCGGACGAGAACCTCTTCACCGTCAACGAGTGCCCCTACGACCAGGGAGGCTACTTCGTCATCAACGGCAGCGAAAAGGTGCTCATCGCCCAGGAACGCTCGGCCGCCAACATCGTCCAGGTCTTCAAGAAGGCTCAGCCGAgcccgtacacgtacacggCCGAGATTCGAAGCGCCCTGGAGAAGGGGTCCCGCCTCATCTCGAGCCTCATGCTCAAGCTGTACGGCAAGGGTGACTCGGCccgcggcggcttcggccaGACCATCCACACCACCCTTCCCTTTGTCAAGTCGGATCTtcccgtcgccatcgtcttccgcgccctcggcgtcgtctccGACGAGGATATCCTCAACCACATCTGCTACGACCGCAACGACAGCCAGATGCTGGAAATGCTGCGCCCCTGCATCGAGGAGGCCTTTTGCGTCCAGGACAGGGAGGTCGCCCTCGACTTCATCGGCAAGCGCGGCAACCGAGACCAGGCCGGTCTCGGCCGCGAGAAGCGCGTCCGCGTGGCCAAGGATATCCTGCAGAAGGAGACGCTGCCGCACATTTCCCAGGTCGAGGGCAGCGAGACGCGCAAGGCCTTCTTTCTCGGCTACATGGTTCACAAGCTGTTGCAGTGCGCCCTCGGACGGCGCGAGCCCGACGACCGTGACCATTTCGGCAAGAAGCGACTCGACTTGGCCGGACCCCTTCTCGCCAAGCTGTTCCGCGGCATCATGCGTCGCATGAACACCGAGCTCGCCAACTACCTCCGGCGATGCGTCGAGGGCAACCGGCACTTCAacctggccgtcggcatcaaGCCGGGCACCCTCTCCAATGGCCTCAAGTATTCGCTGGCGACGGGAAACTGGGGCGACCAGAAGAAGGCTatgagctcgacggccggcgtgTCCCAGGTGCTGAACCGATACACCTTCGCCTCGACCCTGTCGCATCTGCGGCGGACCAACACGCCCATCGGCCGCGATGGAAAGCTCGCCAAGCCGCGGCAGCTGCACAACACGCACTGGGGGCTCGTCTGCCCCGCCGAAACGCCCGAGGGTCAGGCCTGCGGCCTCGTCAAGAACCTGTCCCTGATGTGCTACGTCAGCGTCGGCTCCCCGGCCGACCCGCTGGTCGAGTTTATGATAAACCGAGGCAtggaggtggtggaggagTACGAGCCCTTGCGGTACCCTCACGCGACCAAGATCTTCGTCAACGGAGTCTGGGTCGGTGTCCACCAGGACCCCAAGCACCTGGTCAGCCAGGTGCTCGATACCCGGCGGAAGAACTACCTGCCGTTTGAGGTGTCCCTCATCCGGGAGATCAGGGATCAAGAGTTCAAGATCTTCTCGGACGCCGGACGAGTCATGCGGCCCGTCTTTACCGTGCAGCAGGAGGCGGATGCCGAGACGGGGCTGGAGAAGGGACAGCTCGTCTTGACCAAGGAGCTCGTCAACAAGCTTGCCAAAGAACAGTCGGAACCGCCCGAGGACCCGAGCGCGAAGCTTGGCTGGGAGGGGCTCATCAAGAACGGAGCGGTGGAGTacctcgatgccgaggaggaggagacggccatGATCTGCATGACGCCCGAAGACCTCGAACTGTACCGTCTCCAAAAAGcgggcatcgccatcgacgacgatcccGGCGACGACCTCAACAAGAGGCTCAAGACGAGGACCAACCCGAcgacgcacatgtacacgcactGCGAGATCCACCCCAGCATGATCCTGGGTATCTGCGCGAGCATCATTCCGTTCCCCGATCACAACCAG TCCCCGCGTAACACGTATCAGTCCGCCATGGGTAAGCAGGCCATGGGCTTCTTCCTCACCAACTATTCCAGACGCATGGACACCATGTCCAATATCCTCTACTACCCCCAAAAGCCtctggcgacgacgcggtcGATGGAGTTCCTCAAGTTCCGCGAACTGCCCGCCGGCCAGAATGCGATCGTCGCCATCTCCTGCTACTCGGGCTACAACCAGGAAGACTCGGTCATCATGAACCAGAGCAGCATCGACCGGGGCCTCTTCCGAAGCCTCTTCTTCCGATCCTACTCGGACCAGGAGAAGAAGGTGGGCCTGAACTACACCGAGGTGTTCGAGAAGCCCTTCCACCAGAGCACGCTGCGCATGAAGCACGGCACGTACGACaagctggacgaggacggcatcgtcgccccgGGCGTCCGCGTCTCCGGCGAGgacatcatcatcggcaagACGGCGCCCATCGACCAGGAGAGCCAGGACTtggggacgaggacgacggtgcaCCAGCGTCGCGAcatctcgacgccgctgcGAAGCACCGAgaacggcatcgtcgactcGGTCATCGTCACGGTGAACCAGGACAACGTCAAGTACGTCAAGGTGCGCGTTCGGACGACCAAGATCCCGCAGATCGGCGACAAGTTTGCCTCGCGTCACGGGCAGAAGGGCACTATCGGCGTGACGTACCGGCAGGAGGACATGCCCTTCACGCGGGAGGGCGTCACGCCCGACATCATCATCAACCCTCACGCGATTCCGTCGCGAATGACGATTGCCCATCTGATCGAGTGTCTCCTCAGCAAAGTTTCGACGCTCGAGGGCATGGAGGGCGATGCGACGCCCTTCACCGACGTGACGGTCGACTCGGTCTCGGAGCTGCTGCGCAAGCACGGCTACCAGTCTCGCGGCTTCGAGATCATGTACAACGGGCACACGGGTCGCAAGCTGCGCGCGCAGGTCTTCTTCGGCCCGACCTACTACCAGCGGCTGCGGCACATGGTCGACGACAAGATTCACGCGCGCGCCCGAGGGCCGGTGCAGATCATGACGAGGCAGCCGGTGGAGGGTCGCGCGCGCGATGGCGGCCTGCGGTTCGGAGAAATGGAGCGTGATTGTATGATTGCTCACGGCGCAGCCGCCTTCCTCAAGGAGCGCCTGTTCGAGGTGTCGGATGCGTTCCGAGTCCACATTTGCGAGATTTGCGGACTCATGACGCCGATCGC GAATCTCTCGAAGCAATCGTTCGAATGCAGACCTTGCAAGAACAAGACCAAGATTGCGCAGATCCACATTCCGTACGCCGCGAAGCTGCTGTTTCAGGAGCTGCAGGCGATGAACATTGCGGCGAGGATGTTCACGAACCGATCTGGAGCGTCCGTCCGATAA
- a CDS encoding hypothetical protein (related to tryptophan 2,3 dioxygenase), translating to MGETGETGETLGPIPVLEDYGLSSTHGFLPETLPLSRLPDPYYNKWEAVAANLPAQVLSKRLRGVVDGLPVLSTAGLEHDAEWRRAYSLLCFMAHAYIWGGDAPASRLPPSISLPLLEVAGRLQLPPVATYAAVCLWNFKPLFLDEDLDRLENLATLNTFTGSSDESWFYLVSVAIEARGAPILGLALTAMGAAREGDSRTVTRCLRAFAERLTDLTAILQRMHESCDPATFYHRIRPFLAGSKNMAEAGLPDGVIYDDGSGAETHRRYSGGSNAQSSLVQFFDIALGIRHRPTGERRDAGPATEPAGEPRRTAPEHNFIQEMRRYMPGPHARFLEDVTKVANVREYVESHRDDGELCLAYDACLAMLSAFRDKHIAIVARYIIAPSREARARDRSPKRSRLNLAAPTKGSRDGAQTGTGGTALIPFLKQARDETGEPAVEAWTRRFMRRGMTSADKHADLLFGRGASPEKEHVGVKGLAGSWTMDDDMGGICLV from the coding sequence AtgggcgagacgggcgagacgggcgagaCGCTGGGGCCGATACCGGTCCTCGAGGACTACGGCCTCTCGTCGACGCACGGCTTCCTGCCAGAGACCCTCCCGCTCAGCCGGCTGCCGGATCCCTACTACAACAAGTGggaggccgtcgcggccaACCTGCCGGCGCAGGTGCTCAGCAAGCGCCtgcgcggcgtcgtcgacggcctgcccgtgctctcgacggcgggcCTCGAGCACGATGCCGAGTGGCGGCGGGCCTACTCGCTCCTCTGCTTCATGGCCCACGCCTACATCtggggcggcgacgcgcccgcctcccgcctcccgccgtccatctcgctgccgctgctcgaGGTGGCCGGCCGGCTGCAGCTGCCGCCCGTGGCCACGTACGCGGCCGTCTGCCTCTGGAACTTCAAACcgctcttcctcgacgaggacctggACAGGCTGGAGAACCTCGCGACGCTCAACACCTTCACCGGCTCCTCGGACGAATCCTGGTTCTacctcgtctccgtcgccatcgaggccCGTGGCGCgcccatcctcggcctcgcgctcACGGCCATGGGCGCCGCCCGCGAGGGCGACTCGAGGACCGTCACCCGCTGCCTCCGCGCCTTTGCCGAGCGCCTGACGGACCTGACGGCCATCCTACAGCGCATGCACGAGAGCTGCGACCCGGCCACCTTCTACCACCGCATCCggcccttcctcgccggcagcaagaacatggccgaggcgggcctgcccgacggcgtcatctacgacgacggctccggcgcCGAGACGCACCGCCGGtacagcggcggcagcaacgcCCAGAGCAGCCTCGTCCAGTTCTTCGAcatcgccctcggcatccgGCACCGGCCGACGGGCGAGCGGCGCGACGCCGGGCCCGCGACCGAGCCGGCTGGCGagccgagacggacggcgCCGGAGCACAACTTCATACAGGAGATGCGCAGGTACATGCCGGGCCCCCACGCTCGCTTTCTCGAGGACGTGACCAAGGTGGCCAACGTTCGCGAGTACGTCGAGAGCCAccgggacgacggcgagctgtGCCTCGCCTACGACGCCTGCCTCGCCATGCTGAGCGCCTTCCGCGACAAGCACATCGCCATCGTGGCCCGGTACATCATCGCGCCGTCACGCGAGGCCCGCGCCCGCGACCGGTCGCCCAAGCGGAGCCGGCTGAACCTAGCGGCGCCGACCAAGGGGAGCCGGGACGGCGCACagaccggcaccggcggcacAGCCCTCATCCCCTTCCTCAAGCAGGCGAGGGACGAGACCGGCGAGCCGGCGGTGGAAGCGTGGACCAGGCGCTTCATGCGGCGCGGCATGACCAGCGCCGACAAGCACGCCGACCTCCTCTTTGGACGAGGCGCGAGCCCCGAGAAGGAGCACGTAGGCGTCAAGGGCCTCGCGGGTTCATGgaccatggacgacgacatggGCGGCATTTGCCTCGTgtga